The DNA window GTGTGCGGCCGATCACCCGTTTGCCGAACGGGAATCGGTGCGAGTGGCCGAATTGAACGGACTCGATTACGTGGCATTCGACCGCGATTTGAGAATTCGCCGCGAACTCGATCGCGTTTTGTCGTCTCACAATGTGAACGTCAACGTGATGCTGGAGTTCGATAACATAGAAACCCTGAAGCGCGCCATTGAAATCAGCGCTGGCGTCAGCCTGCTGCCCATGCCGACGGTCGAACGCGAAGTTCGCTCCGGCCTGCTGGCGGCGGCCCGGCTGCAGGATCTTGTTTTGACCCGTCCCCTGGGGGTAATTCACCGTCGGGGCAAAGAGTTAGGCAAAACGGCTCGAGCCTTTATGGATTTCATGCTCGACGCCCGCGCCTTGCAGGACGCGGTCCCCCGCTCTTCCAGTACCCAGCGCGAGTCATCGCGGTCCGAGGATGCGAGTCTCCCTTCGCATCGGGCGCTGGCAGAGATAAAACATGAGTCGCCCTCGGCGACTCATGCTGATGCATGAGGCGGGTTCCGTTTCCCCCCCTTCTTTGCCGCCACTCTTATATTTGTTTCCTTGGATTGATCCGTATGAAAACACCACCCCTTGGCTTTCCCTCAAAGTACGGTCTGTACGATCCGGCAAATGAAAAAGATAGTTGCGGGGTCGGTTTTGTCGCCAATATCCAGGGCGCGCGTAGTCATCAAATCGTACTCGACGTCGATCATATTCTGCGCCGGATGGACCACCGTGGGGCCTGCGGCTGCGAAGCCAACACAGGCGACGGTTCCGGCATACTGACCGCATTGCCGCATGAGTTCCTGCAGAAGGTCGCCAAACGCGACTTGAAAGCCAGCCTGCCGGATCCAGGCAAGTTTGGGGCCGGTCTGGTGTTCCTGCCGACCGACAATCTGGAACGGGAAAAGTGCAAGGCGGTCATCGCCGATGTGGTTTCGGAATTCGGCCAGCGTCTGGTCGGCTGGCGGGAAGTCCCCGTCGAAACCGACAAGGCCGATGTCGGTCCCACCGCGCGCATGTCGGAACCGCGGATCGAACAGTTGTTTGTCGCCGCCGGCGACGGACTCGACGCGGAAGCCTTTGAGCGCAAACTGTATCTGATTCGCAAGCGCTCCAGCAATCTGCTCCGCGGCGGCAAGGAACTCACCCAGCGGAAGATGTTTTACATCTGCAGCCTGTCCAGCAAGGTGATGATCTACAAAGGCATGCTCACCTCGTCGCAGGTCATGCCCTACTTCCCCGACCTGTGCGACACCGATTTCACCACGCACCTGGCGATGGTGCACTCGCGGTTTTCGACCAATACGTTCCCCAGCTGGGACCGCGCACAACCGCTGCGATTTATGAGCCATAACGGCGAAATCAACACGCTCCGCGGTAACAAGAACTGGATGGGCGCCCGCCAGGGAGCCGCCCAGAGCGAACTGTTTGGCGACGAGATCTCCAAGCTGTTCCCCGTCGCCGAGCCGGACTGCAGCGACTCGGGCAGTTTCGACAACGTGCTGGAATTCCTGCTGATGTCGGGCCGCACCTTGCCGGAAGCCGTCATGATGATGGTGCCGGAAGCCTGGCAGCGGCACGAGTCCATGTCGGAAGCCAAACGCACCTTCTACGAATACCACTCCTGCCTGATGGAGCCGTGGGACGGACCGGCGTCGATCGTGTTCACCGACGGCCATTACATTGGCGCCGTGCTGGATCGTAACGGCCTGCGTCCCAGCCGCTATTACATCACCCACGACGATCGGGTGATCATGGCGAGCGAAGTCGGCGTGCTGCCGGTCGAACCGGACAACATCAAAGAAAAAGGCCGCCTGCAGCCGGGACGCATGTTCCTGGTGGATTTTGAGCAGCGCCGCCTGATTCCCGACCAGGAACTGAAAGACGACTACGCCCAGCGCCGCCCTTACGCCCAGTGGCTGAAAGAGCAGCGGATCGACTTCGCCGACCTGCACACCGAAGACGAGCCGCACGGCTTTGATCCGGACACGCTCATGGCGCGGATGCAGGCCTTTGGCTACACCATGGAAACCATGCAGTTCATGCTGCTGCCGCTGGTGTCGCAACTGCGCGATCCGGTCGGCTCCATGGGGAACGACTCGTCGCTGGCCTGTTTGTCCGACAAGCCCCGCATGCTGTACGACTACTTCAAGCAGCTGTTCGCCCAGGTGACCAACCCCGCGGTCGATTCGATCCGCGAAGAAGTCATCATGTCGCTGGAGTGCTACATCGGCCCCGAGCAGAACCTGCTCGAATCGACCGAGAAGCATTGCCACCGCTTGCGCGTGCCGCATCCCATTCTCTCCAACGAAGAACTGGCCGCACTCAAGCACCTGGACCACAATGGCTGGAAGTCGCGCACGATCGACATCACCTTCCCCAGGGCGGAAAAAGCAGCCGGCCTGCTGACGGCCCTCGACCGCATCTGCGAAGAAGCAGCACAAGCGATCGACGACGGCTACTCGCTGGTGGTCCTCAGCGATCGCAACGTCGGACCCGACCAGGTCGCCATCAGCAGCCTCGTCGCCTGCGGCGCCGTGCATCACCACCTGGTGCGACAGGAAAAACGCACCCAGATCGGTATCGTGCTGGAAACGGGCGAAGCTCGCGAAGTGCACCACCACTGTCTGCTGGTCGGCTATGGGGCCGACGCCATTAACCCTTACCTGGCGTTTGAAGCGCTCTGGCAGGCCTCCCGCGATGGACTACTCGACCAGGAACGCTTCCCCGACGACGACCGGATTGTCGCCGCCTATCGCAAAGGCGTCGCCAAAGGAATCCTCAAAGTGATGGCCAAAATGGGCATCTCCACGCTGCAGTCGTACAAAGGCGCGCAAATTTTTGAAGCCCTCGGCCTGCAGTCCGAAGTCATCGACCGCTGCTTCGCCGGCACCGCCAGTCGTATCCAGGGCGTCAACTTCGCCGTGCTGACCGAAGAAACCCTGCGTCGCCACGATCTGGGTTATCCCAGCCGCGAAGACGACCGTCTGGCCGCCCTCCCCAACCCGGGCGAATACCACTGGCGAGCCGAAGGGGAGAAGCACGCCTGGGATCCCCAGGCCATCAGCTCCCTGCAGCTGGCCAGCCGCGGCAACGACCAGAACGCCTACTGGGAATTCGCCGCCAACGCCAACGCCGTCGCCCGCCGCAGTTACGCGCTCCGCGGTCTGCTCAAGTTCAAAGAGGGCGCCCAGCCGCCCGTGCCGCTGGAAGAAGTCGAAGCGGCCAAGGAGATCGTCAAGCGTTTCTGCACCGGCGCCATGAGCTTTGGCTCCATTTCGGCCGAATCGCACGAATCCCTGGCGATCGCCATGAACGCACTCGGCGGCAAAAGCAACACCGGCGAAGGGGGCGAAGACCCCGAACGCTACAAAGTGCTCGACGACGGTTCGATGAACCCGCGCCGCTCCGCCATCAAACAGGTGGCCTCAGGGCGATTCGGCGTCACCATTGACTATCTGACCAACGCGGACGAACTGCAGATCAAAATCTCGCAAGGCGCCAAGCCCGGCGAAGGCGGCGAATTGCCGGGCCGCAAGGTCGATGACTTCATTGCCCGCATCCGTCACTCCACGCCAGGCGTGGGCCTGATCAGCCCGCCGCCCCACCACGACATTTACTCGATCGAAGATCTGGCCCAGCTGATCCACGACTTGAAAAACTCCAACCCGTCCGCCCGCATCAGCGTGAAGCTGGTGTCGGAAGTCGGCGTCGGCACGGTCGCGGCGGGCGTATCCAAAGCGCATGCCGATCATATTTTGATCTCCGGCGACACCGGCGGCACCGGGGCGTCCCCGCTGACCAGCATCAAACATGCGGGTCTGCCCTGGGAACTGGGTATCGCCGAAGCGCACCAGACGCTGGTCCTCAACGACCTGCGTAGCCGCGTGGTGCTGCAGACCGACGGCGGCCTGAAAACGGGCCGCGACGTGGTGATCGCCGCGCTGCTGGGAGCCGAAGAAATGGGCTTCTCTACCGCGCCGCTGGTGGTGCTGGGCTGCATCATGATGCGGAAGTGCCATCTCAACACCTGCCCGGTTGGCATCGCCACCCAGGACCCAGACCTGCGGAAGAAATTCACCGGCAAGCCCGAACATGTAATGAACTACCTGTTTATGGTCGCCGAAGACGCCCGCCAGATCATGGCGAAACTCGGCTTCCGCACCATGGACGAAATGGTCGGACGTTCCGACATGCTCGACGCCGCCGAAGCCATTGATCACTGGAAAACCGACGGCCTGGATCTAAGTCCGATGCTCGTCCCCGCCCGCAAACCGCGGCCCGAGGTGGAGACCCGGCACACCATCGCCCAGGATCACGGCCTGGAACTGGCTCTCGATAACCAGCTGCTGGAACTGGCCGCTCCGGCCCTGGACCGTCGCGAACGGGTGCGGATCGAACTGCCGGTAATCAACATCAATCGCACCGTCGGCACGATCCTCAGCCATAACATCGCCAAACGCTTCGGGGGCTCGACCCTGCCCGACGACCTGATCCACATCAAGCTCGACGGATCGGCCGGACAAAGCTTAGGCGCCTTCCTGGCCAAGGGCGTGACGATTGAACTCGAAGGCGACGCCAACGACTATGTCGGCAAAGGCCTCTCCGGCGGACGGATTATCATCTATCCGCCCAAGCAAAGCACCTTTATCGCCGAGGATAACATCCTGGTCGGCAACGTCTGTCTGTACGGCGCCACCGCCGGCGAAGCGTTCTTCCGCGGTCGCGCTGCAGAACGGTTCTGCGTTCGCAACTCAGGCGCCCGGACCGTAATCGAAGGCATCGGCGACCACGGCTGCGAATACATGACGGGCGGCCGGGTCGTGATCCTGGGTCCCACCGGCCGTAACTTTGCCGCCGGCATGTCGGGCGGGATCGCTTACGTCTGGGACAAGGACGGCGAGTTCAACCTGCGTTGCAACCTGGGCATGGTCGAAATGGAGAAGGTCGTCGACGAAGAAGATGTCGCCGAGCTGCTCGACATGATCAAACGCCACCAGCAAAACACCGGTTCGACTGTCGCGGAACAGCTGCTCAGTCGCTGGCCGAAGGTGTTGTCGGAGTTCGTCAAAGTGATGCCGATCGACTACAAACGGGTTCTACTGGAGCGAAAAAAAACGGAACCGCGAACCGAGGTGGAGGCCTCGGTGAACTAAGCCCCAGGAACGGCAAACATCGTTAAAAAATAAGGTCCAGACACGAGACGAAGACTGAACATCGCCGGCGGCCGTTCCCACAAACGGCCGCCAGCGGGAGTCGTCATCCTGCAGCCGGAAGCCCTCGCGACGAAGGTTCCCGCACAGGCCGGCGCCGGCAGTTGTTCCCTCCTTTTCCCGCAAAGCGAAGATCCATGGGTAAGCCCACCGGTTTTAAAGAATTCAACCGCGAGCCCGTTCCGTATCGGCCGCCAATGCTGCGACTGGAAGATTTCCACGAAATCTTCACCGAACCGGACCAGGAACATTTGAGCCAGCAAGGCGCCCGATGCATGGACTGCGGCGTACCGTTCTGCCAGTCCAACAGCGGCTGCCCGATCGATAACCTGATCCCAGAATGGAACGACCTGGTTTACAACGATCGCTGGGAAGAAGCCCTGCACCGGCTGCATCGTACGAACAACTTCCCGGAGTTCACCGGCCGCACCTGCCCGGCCCCGTGCGAAGGCGCCTGCGTGCTCGGCATTATCGAGCCGCCCGTCACGATCAAAAACATTGAAAACGCCATCATCGACCGCGGCTTTGCCGAAGGCTGGGTCAAGGCCGAACCGCCCGCTTCGCGGACCGGCAAAAAAGTAGCGATCGTCGGCTCAGGGCCTTCCGGACTGGCCGCCGCCGCCCAGCTGAATAAAGCTGGCCACAAGGTCACCGTGTACGAACGGGCCGACCGCATCGGCGGGCTGCTCATGTACGGCATCCCCAACATGAAGCTCGACAAAGGCGTCGTCGAACGCCGCGTCAACCTGCTGCGCGAAGAAGGCGTGGAGTTCGTCACGTGCGCCCACGTCGGCAAGCAGGAAGATTTTCCCGACGGGCATGTCACGCAGATCATGCAGCAGAACGACTGCCCCATCCAGTTCATTGATCCGGACGTGCTGCGGAAAGAAAACGACGCCGTGTTGCTGGCGACCGGAGCCACCCGGCCCCGCGACCTGCCGGTTCCCGGCCGGGGCCTCAAGGGAATCCATTTCGCCATGGACTTCCTGACCCGCAACACCAAAAGCCTGCTCGACAGCGATCTGCAGGACGAAAAGTACTTTTCCGCCAAAGGGAAAGATGTCATCGTCATCGGCGGCGGCGATACCGGAGCCGACTGCATCGGCACCTCGCTGCGTCATGGCTGTTCCAGCCTGATCAACTTTGAGCTGCTGCCGCAACCGCCCGGAACACGCGCCGAAGACAACCCCTGGCCGCAGTGGCCCAAAGTGTTCCGCATCGACTACGCCCACGACGAAGCCAAGGCCCGCGACGGCAAAGATCCCCGCGAGTACTGCATCCTCACCAAAGAATTTGTCGGCGACGCCGACGACCAGGTTTCTGGTTTGCGGACCGTCCAGGTGGAATGGGTCAAAGATGAATCCGGCCGCTTCCAGCTTAAGGAAATTCCCGGCAGCGAACGCAGCTGGCGATGCAACCTGGTGCTGCTGTCGATGGGCTTCCTTGGCCCCGAACAAACCGTCGCCCAGATGCTGGGAGTCGAGTCCGACGAACGGACCAACTTCAAAGCGCAGCACGGCCGCTTCGCCACCAATCTCGACGGCGTGTTTGCCGCTGGCGACTGCCGCCGCGGACAATCGCTGGTGGTCTGGGCGATCAACGAAGGCCGTGGCGCCGCCCGCGCCATCGACCAGTACCTGATGGGCTCCAGCAAGCTGCCGGCCCCCGGCATCGCCATGGGCGCCACGCTCTAGGACGCCCCGTCCGACTGCCCCGGGGAAATCTCCTTCCCCGAGGGCGACCGGCCTGCAGGTCACGGGATTCTTGCGTCTGCGACGGCCCTGCGACCGCTTCTCTTTCCTTCGCCTCCTCAGCGCGATGCCCGGCCCCGGCGCAGTGCGGCCAACCGCCGGCGCCCCCAGTCGGAGTTCTTTTTTCGTCAGGCGGCGCCGGAGGTAAAAAATTCCGGCGAAAACCGCTGAATTCCAGGAGCAGATCGGTTATCCTGGAGAAGGAAGTTCGGCAGCGGTCCTACGCGGAGAATTTGCAGAATTGACGCCTCCAAATCCCAGTAAACGTTCTGTCTCGGCTGACAAAGAGAGCATCTTTTCATCCGATCCTGCGCCCTCGACCCCCAAGCCGCCGGCTGCCAAAGCGCCGGCCGCCAAGGCCCCCGCGGGGAAGGCTCCCGCCGCGAAGGCTCCGCCGGCGAAAGCCCCCGCAGCCAAA is part of the Lignipirellula cremea genome and encodes:
- a CDS encoding LysR family transcriptional regulator codes for the protein MHVKSLKVFCDVVSRRSFSRGADENGISQSGASQMVHQLEKGLGAKLIDRSKRPFVLTPAGEIYYDGCRKLVQHYFALEEEVMALHQKASGQVRIASIYSIGLSNLDRYVQDFTRANPGAKVRLEYHHPERVCEMIENDEVDLGLISYAKSTRTITAQPWCEDPMVVVCAADHPFAERESVRVAELNGLDYVAFDRDLRIRRELDRVLSSHNVNVNVMLEFDNIETLKRAIEISAGVSLLPMPTVEREVRSGLLAAARLQDLVLTRPLGVIHRRGKELGKTARAFMDFMLDARALQDAVPRSSSTQRESSRSEDASLPSHRALAEIKHESPSATHADA
- the gltB gene encoding glutamate synthase large subunit — encoded protein: MKTPPLGFPSKYGLYDPANEKDSCGVGFVANIQGARSHQIVLDVDHILRRMDHRGACGCEANTGDGSGILTALPHEFLQKVAKRDLKASLPDPGKFGAGLVFLPTDNLEREKCKAVIADVVSEFGQRLVGWREVPVETDKADVGPTARMSEPRIEQLFVAAGDGLDAEAFERKLYLIRKRSSNLLRGGKELTQRKMFYICSLSSKVMIYKGMLTSSQVMPYFPDLCDTDFTTHLAMVHSRFSTNTFPSWDRAQPLRFMSHNGEINTLRGNKNWMGARQGAAQSELFGDEISKLFPVAEPDCSDSGSFDNVLEFLLMSGRTLPEAVMMMVPEAWQRHESMSEAKRTFYEYHSCLMEPWDGPASIVFTDGHYIGAVLDRNGLRPSRYYITHDDRVIMASEVGVLPVEPDNIKEKGRLQPGRMFLVDFEQRRLIPDQELKDDYAQRRPYAQWLKEQRIDFADLHTEDEPHGFDPDTLMARMQAFGYTMETMQFMLLPLVSQLRDPVGSMGNDSSLACLSDKPRMLYDYFKQLFAQVTNPAVDSIREEVIMSLECYIGPEQNLLESTEKHCHRLRVPHPILSNEELAALKHLDHNGWKSRTIDITFPRAEKAAGLLTALDRICEEAAQAIDDGYSLVVLSDRNVGPDQVAISSLVACGAVHHHLVRQEKRTQIGIVLETGEAREVHHHCLLVGYGADAINPYLAFEALWQASRDGLLDQERFPDDDRIVAAYRKGVAKGILKVMAKMGISTLQSYKGAQIFEALGLQSEVIDRCFAGTASRIQGVNFAVLTEETLRRHDLGYPSREDDRLAALPNPGEYHWRAEGEKHAWDPQAISSLQLASRGNDQNAYWEFAANANAVARRSYALRGLLKFKEGAQPPVPLEEVEAAKEIVKRFCTGAMSFGSISAESHESLAIAMNALGGKSNTGEGGEDPERYKVLDDGSMNPRRSAIKQVASGRFGVTIDYLTNADELQIKISQGAKPGEGGELPGRKVDDFIARIRHSTPGVGLISPPPHHDIYSIEDLAQLIHDLKNSNPSARISVKLVSEVGVGTVAAGVSKAHADHILISGDTGGTGASPLTSIKHAGLPWELGIAEAHQTLVLNDLRSRVVLQTDGGLKTGRDVVIAALLGAEEMGFSTAPLVVLGCIMMRKCHLNTCPVGIATQDPDLRKKFTGKPEHVMNYLFMVAEDARQIMAKLGFRTMDEMVGRSDMLDAAEAIDHWKTDGLDLSPMLVPARKPRPEVETRHTIAQDHGLELALDNQLLELAAPALDRRERVRIELPVININRTVGTILSHNIAKRFGGSTLPDDLIHIKLDGSAGQSLGAFLAKGVTIELEGDANDYVGKGLSGGRIIIYPPKQSTFIAEDNILVGNVCLYGATAGEAFFRGRAAERFCVRNSGARTVIEGIGDHGCEYMTGGRVVILGPTGRNFAAGMSGGIAYVWDKDGEFNLRCNLGMVEMEKVVDEEDVAELLDMIKRHQQNTGSTVAEQLLSRWPKVLSEFVKVMPIDYKRVLLERKKTEPRTEVEASVN
- a CDS encoding glutamate synthase subunit beta translates to MGKPTGFKEFNREPVPYRPPMLRLEDFHEIFTEPDQEHLSQQGARCMDCGVPFCQSNSGCPIDNLIPEWNDLVYNDRWEEALHRLHRTNNFPEFTGRTCPAPCEGACVLGIIEPPVTIKNIENAIIDRGFAEGWVKAEPPASRTGKKVAIVGSGPSGLAAAAQLNKAGHKVTVYERADRIGGLLMYGIPNMKLDKGVVERRVNLLREEGVEFVTCAHVGKQEDFPDGHVTQIMQQNDCPIQFIDPDVLRKENDAVLLATGATRPRDLPVPGRGLKGIHFAMDFLTRNTKSLLDSDLQDEKYFSAKGKDVIVIGGGDTGADCIGTSLRHGCSSLINFELLPQPPGTRAEDNPWPQWPKVFRIDYAHDEAKARDGKDPREYCILTKEFVGDADDQVSGLRTVQVEWVKDESGRFQLKEIPGSERSWRCNLVLLSMGFLGPEQTVAQMLGVESDERTNFKAQHGRFATNLDGVFAAGDCRRGQSLVVWAINEGRGAARAIDQYLMGSSKLPAPGIAMGATL